A genomic segment from Cyanobium sp. NIES-981 encodes:
- the folP gene encoding dihydropteroate synthase — translation MGILNLTPDSFSDGGRLDTPEAALRQAGRMLRQGADLLDLGAQSTRPGAGPMRPEQELERLLPALRAIRSAYPGACLSVDTFEPLVAEVALAEGADWINNVRGANPEAPAAAMARVVAASGCPYVLMHSRGDSRSMDRRASYGDLLEEVRGELLQGTDAALAAGVRPGQILWDPGLGFAKTNDQNLELVRGLSRLRAEGFPLLVGPSRKRFIGAVLQEPRPRARLWGTAAVCALAVAQGVAVLRVHDVGPIAQVVRMAAALA, via the coding sequence ATGGGGATTCTCAATCTGACCCCCGACTCCTTCAGTGACGGGGGCCGTCTGGACACCCCGGAAGCCGCCCTGCGCCAGGCCGGGCGCATGCTCCGGCAGGGGGCCGATCTGCTGGATCTCGGCGCCCAGAGCACGCGCCCGGGGGCAGGGCCCATGCGTCCTGAGCAGGAGCTTGAGCGACTGCTGCCTGCCCTGCGGGCGATCCGGTCGGCCTACCCCGGCGCCTGCCTGTCGGTGGACACCTTCGAGCCTCTGGTGGCGGAGGTGGCCCTGGCCGAGGGTGCCGACTGGATCAACAATGTGCGCGGTGCTAATCCGGAGGCGCCGGCGGCGGCGATGGCGAGGGTGGTGGCTGCCTCGGGCTGCCCCTATGTGCTCATGCACAGCCGCGGAGACAGCCGGAGCATGGACCGCAGGGCCTCCTACGGCGATCTGCTGGAGGAGGTGAGGGGCGAACTGCTCCAGGGCACGGACGCGGCCCTGGCGGCCGGAGTCAGGCCGGGGCAGATCCTCTGGGATCCTGGCCTGGGGTTCGCCAAGACCAACGACCAGAATCTGGAGCTGGTGCGCGGGCTGTCCCGGTTGCGTGCCGAGGGATTTCCCCTGCTGGTCGGACCCTCGCGCAAGCGCTTCATCGGAGCGGTGCTGCAGGAGCCGCGGCCCCGGGCCCGTCTCTGGGGGACGGCGGCGGTGTGTGCCCTGGCGGTGGCCCAGGGCGTTGCCGTGCTTCGGGTCCACGACGTGGGCCCCATCGCCCAGGTGGTGCGGATGGCGGCGGCGCTGGCCTGA
- a CDS encoding DUF6447 family protein translates to MTATPQQPPVLTFEGQRYDLNTLPEDVKELVRGMQVADAQLRMHEDTLKVLAVGRQAMASQLNEKLKMIAPLP, encoded by the coding sequence GTGACCGCCACCCCCCAGCAGCCACCCGTGCTCACCTTCGAGGGCCAGCGTTACGACCTCAACACCCTTCCCGAGGATGTGAAGGAACTGGTGCGGGGCATGCAGGTGGCCGATGCCCAGCTGCGCATGCATGAGGACACCCTCAAGGTGCTGGCCGTGGGACGCCAGGCGATGGCCAGCCAGCTCAACGAGAAGCTGAAGATGATCGCCCCCCTGCCCTGA
- a CDS encoding ABC transporter ATP-binding protein has protein sequence MLASPTARRSPPAALGSTVRRLWPLLRPHRRRLAAGGVCILVFVLCWPLLAWLAGRLIPAIGAGDVVVTLQTILAALAVFVVQKAAQFGQDTLLAAPALHVSQTLRHELFARLQRLDFNALEKLSTGDLTYRLTEDADRVGEVVYKTIQDTTPSALQLLAVLGYMVWLDGTLALATLLLAPVVALLVSGFGARVMGAAERSQQQVSELASLLGEAIAGLPLVRAFAAEPWLQERFDQEIALHRRARYRTLRLLALQHPVVGLLEAAGILAVLLIGAWRIQAGDLDSQGFSSYVAALLMLIDPIAHLTTNFNEFQQGQASLQRLRAIELEPIEPPDRADALPLGPVRGELVLEDVSFAYSPGQPVLDGVSLRVRPGEVVALVGPSGAGKSTLFSLLLRFNTCQRGRVLLDGHDLADLRSADLRRAVALVPQQSSIFSGTVAEAIAFGRQAGPEAIREAARIANADGFLQSLPQGYASRVEERGSNFSGGQLQRLAIARAVLGNPAVLLLDEATSALDAEAEAAVQAGLEAAMAGRTVLVIAHRLSTVQSADRIVVLEAGRIVEQGSHNQLMAQAGRYRDLCERQFIHLES, from the coding sequence ATGCTCGCATCGCCCACGGCCCGTCGGTCGCCCCCGGCCGCCCTCGGCAGCACCGTCCGCAGGCTGTGGCCCCTGCTGCGGCCCCACCGCAGGCGACTGGCTGCCGGTGGGGTCTGCATCCTGGTCTTCGTGCTGTGCTGGCCGCTGCTGGCCTGGCTGGCGGGACGGCTGATCCCGGCGATCGGAGCCGGTGATGTGGTGGTCACCCTGCAGACGATCCTGGCCGCCCTGGCGGTGTTCGTCGTGCAGAAAGCCGCCCAGTTCGGCCAGGACACCCTGCTGGCCGCCCCGGCCCTCCACGTGAGTCAGACCCTGCGGCACGAGCTGTTCGCCCGGCTGCAGCGGCTTGACTTCAACGCCCTGGAGAAACTCTCCACCGGCGACCTCACCTACCGCCTCACCGAGGATGCCGACCGGGTGGGGGAGGTGGTCTACAAGACCATCCAGGACACGACCCCCAGCGCCCTGCAACTGCTGGCGGTGCTGGGCTACATGGTGTGGCTCGACGGCACCCTGGCCCTGGCCACCCTGCTGCTGGCCCCGGTGGTGGCGCTGCTGGTGAGCGGTTTCGGCGCCCGGGTGATGGGGGCCGCCGAACGCAGCCAGCAGCAGGTGAGCGAGCTGGCCAGCCTGCTCGGCGAGGCGATCGCCGGGCTGCCCCTGGTGCGGGCCTTTGCGGCGGAACCCTGGCTGCAGGAGCGCTTCGACCAGGAGATCGCGCTGCACCGCCGTGCCCGCTACCGCACCCTGCGGCTGCTGGCGCTGCAGCATCCCGTGGTGGGCCTGCTCGAAGCCGCGGGCATCCTGGCGGTGCTGCTGATCGGCGCCTGGCGCATCCAGGCCGGCGATCTCGACAGCCAGGGCTTCAGCAGCTATGTGGCTGCCCTGCTGATGCTGATCGACCCGATCGCCCACCTCACCACCAACTTCAACGAGTTCCAGCAGGGCCAGGCCTCCCTGCAGCGGCTGCGGGCGATCGAGCTGGAACCAATCGAGCCCCCCGACCGCGCCGATGCCCTGCCGCTGGGGCCGGTGCGGGGGGAACTGGTGCTGGAGGATGTGAGCTTCGCCTACAGCCCCGGCCAGCCCGTGCTGGATGGGGTGAGCCTGCGGGTGCGGCCCGGGGAGGTGGTGGCGCTGGTGGGGCCCTCCGGCGCCGGCAAGAGCACCCTGTTCTCGCTGCTGCTGCGCTTCAACACCTGCCAGCGGGGGCGGGTGCTGCTCGACGGCCACGACCTGGCCGATCTGCGTTCCGCCGATCTGCGCCGGGCCGTGGCCCTGGTGCCGCAGCAGAGCAGCATCTTTTCCGGCACGGTGGCCGAGGCGATCGCCTTCGGCCGGCAGGCCGGCCCGGAGGCGATCCGGGAGGCGGCCCGCATCGCCAATGCCGATGGGTTCCTGCAGTCGCTCCCCCAGGGTTACGCCAGCCGGGTGGAGGAGAGGGGCAGCAACTTCTCCGGAGGCCAGCTGCAGCGGCTCGCCATCGCCCGGGCCGTGCTGGGGAATCCCGCCGTGCTGCTGCTGGACGAGGCCACCAGCGCGCTGGACGCGGAGGCTGAAGCAGCTGTGCAGGCAGGGCTGGAAGCGGCGATGGCGGGCCGCACCGTGCTGGTGATCGCCCACCGCCTCTCCACCGTGCAGAGCGCCGACCGCATCGTGGTGCTCGAAGCCGGCCGGATTGTCGAGCAGGGCAGCCACAATCAGCTGATGGCGCAGGCCGGTCGCTACCGCGATCTGTGCGAGCGTCAGTTCATCCACCTCGAATCCTGA
- the tpiA gene encoding triose-phosphate isomerase, which produces MAKAVIAGNWKMHMTCAQTREFAAAFRPLINDLPDDRQVLIAPPFTAIPTLSRHLEGTGVFIAAQNVHWDEQGAYTGMVSAPMLVEHGVTHAIVGHSEPRKYFSESDEQINLRARTAQKHGLIPILCVGESLDQRETGETERVIHRQIEQGLEAVDPTRLIVAYEPIWAIGTGKTCAADEANRICGLIRQWVGQPDVTVQYGGSVNPATIDALMAQSDIDGVLVGGASLEPSSFARIANFRVSAAV; this is translated from the coding sequence TTGGCCAAGGCTGTGATCGCAGGCAACTGGAAGATGCACATGACCTGCGCCCAGACGCGGGAGTTCGCCGCTGCCTTCCGTCCCCTGATCAACGATCTTCCGGATGATCGCCAGGTGCTGATCGCCCCGCCGTTCACCGCCATCCCCACCCTCAGCCGACACCTGGAGGGCACCGGGGTGTTCATCGCCGCCCAGAACGTGCACTGGGATGAACAAGGCGCCTACACCGGCATGGTGTCGGCACCGATGCTGGTGGAGCATGGCGTCACCCATGCCATCGTGGGCCACAGCGAGCCGCGCAAGTACTTCAGCGAGTCGGATGAGCAGATCAACCTGCGCGCCCGCACGGCCCAGAAGCATGGCCTGATCCCCATCCTCTGCGTGGGGGAGAGCCTCGATCAGCGGGAGACCGGCGAAACCGAGCGGGTGATCCATCGCCAGATCGAGCAGGGCCTCGAGGCCGTGGATCCCACCCGGCTGATCGTGGCCTACGAGCCGATCTGGGCCATCGGCACCGGCAAGACCTGCGCGGCGGATGAAGCCAACCGCATCTGCGGCCTGATCCGGCAGTGGGTGGGCCAGCCCGACGTCACGGTGCAGTACGGCGGCTCGGTGAATCCGGCCACGATCGATGCCCTCATGGCTCAGAGCGACATCGATGGCGTGCTGGTGGGGGGAGCGTCGCTGGAACCCTCCAGTTTTGCCCGCATCGCCAACTTCCGCGTGTCAGCTGCCGTTTGA
- a CDS encoding RNA-binding S4 domain-containing protein, translating into MKLDQFLKFQGLAATGGEAKLRIQRGDVRVNGIIETRRGRQLACGDAVSLDGREILVTPVRRER; encoded by the coding sequence TTGAAGCTCGATCAGTTCCTCAAGTTCCAGGGTCTGGCCGCCACCGGCGGCGAGGCCAAGCTGCGGATCCAGCGGGGTGATGTGCGGGTCAACGGAATCATCGAAACGCGCCGGGGGCGCCAGCTGGCCTGCGGGGATGCGGTGAGCCTGGATGGCCGCGAGATCCTCGTCACCCCGGTCCGGCGTGAACGCTGA